The proteins below are encoded in one region of Streptomyces ficellus:
- a CDS encoding ArsR/SmtB family transcription factor — MSNAKVLPLLEPDDVAACCPPLNERPMSAEEAEVAARMFKALGDPVRLRLFSAVASHEGGEACVCDISDVGVSQPTVSHHLKKLKEAGLLSSERRGTWVYYRVEPSVVAAMGALLAGATTTA; from the coding sequence ATGTCGAATGCGAAGGTTCTGCCGCTCCTGGAGCCCGACGACGTCGCGGCGTGCTGCCCGCCGCTGAACGAACGCCCGATGTCGGCGGAGGAGGCCGAGGTCGCGGCGAGGATGTTCAAGGCCCTCGGCGACCCCGTCCGCCTGCGCCTGTTCTCCGCCGTCGCCTCCCACGAGGGCGGCGAGGCGTGCGTGTGCGACATCTCCGACGTCGGGGTCTCCCAGCCGACCGTCTCCCACCACCTGAAGAAGCTCAAGGAGGCCGGCCTGCTGTCCTCCGAGCGCCGGGGCACCTGGGTGTACTACCGGGTCGAGCCGTCCGTCGTCGCCGCGATGGGCGCGCTCCTGGCCGGCGCCACGACGACGGCATGA
- a CDS encoding GNAT family N-acetyltransferase has translation MTAVRIGPMLPEHAEQILAIYQVGIDEGDATFETTAPGWAAFDAAKLPEHRFVALGDSREVLGWIAVSAVSDRCAYAGVVEHSVYVHPGARGRGVARTLLETLIASTEAAGIWTIQSGIFPENTASLALHQRVGFRVIGTRERIGRHHGVWRDVVLLERRSPA, from the coding sequence ATGACCGCGGTCCGCATCGGCCCGATGCTGCCCGAGCACGCCGAACAAATCCTCGCGATCTACCAGGTCGGCATCGACGAGGGTGACGCCACCTTCGAGACCACGGCACCCGGCTGGGCCGCGTTCGACGCCGCGAAGCTGCCCGAGCACCGGTTCGTCGCCCTGGGCGACAGCAGGGAAGTGCTGGGGTGGATCGCGGTCAGCGCCGTCTCCGACCGGTGCGCCTACGCCGGCGTGGTCGAGCACTCCGTCTACGTCCACCCCGGCGCCCGCGGCCGCGGCGTCGCCCGCACGCTGCTGGAGACGCTGATCGCCTCGACCGAGGCGGCGGGGATCTGGACCATCCAGTCCGGGATCTTCCCCGAGAACACCGCCAGCCTCGCCCTGCACCAGCGGGTGGGCTTCCGCGTGATCGGCACCCGCGAACGCATCGGCCGCCACCACGGCGTGTGGCGGGACGTGGTGCTGCTGGAGCGCCGCAGCCCGGCGTGA
- a CDS encoding aquaporin, translating to MTATEPAGTAPATPPAMPPEPDAPRPAPGATPPRTPLVARAAAELVGTAALVAVVVGSGIQATELTDDVALRLLANSTATVFGLGVLIALLGPVSGAHFNPAVTLAEWWTARRGGAGVTARELAVYVPSQVAGAIAGAVLADAMFGEPLVKWSQHDRSAGNLLVGEVVATAGLILVIFGLARTDRLRLAPVAVASYIGAAYWFTSSTSFANPAVTIGRAFTDTFAGIAPASVPGFIVMQLLGTVVGLALVAVVFMRGRTGQEQPTG from the coding sequence TTGACCGCGACCGAGCCCGCCGGCACCGCCCCCGCCACGCCACCGGCCATGCCCCCCGAGCCCGACGCGCCCCGGCCCGCCCCGGGCGCCACCCCGCCCCGTACCCCGCTGGTCGCCCGCGCCGCCGCCGAGCTGGTCGGGACCGCCGCCCTGGTCGCGGTCGTGGTCGGCTCCGGCATCCAGGCCACCGAACTCACCGACGACGTCGCCCTGCGGCTGCTGGCGAACTCCACCGCCACCGTCTTCGGGCTCGGCGTCCTGATCGCCCTCCTCGGCCCGGTGTCCGGCGCGCACTTCAATCCGGCCGTCACTCTGGCCGAGTGGTGGACCGCCCGCCGGGGCGGCGCCGGCGTCACCGCCCGCGAACTCGCCGTGTACGTGCCCTCGCAGGTCGCCGGTGCGATCGCGGGCGCCGTCCTCGCGGACGCGATGTTCGGCGAACCGCTGGTGAAGTGGTCGCAGCATGACCGTTCCGCCGGGAACCTGCTGGTCGGCGAGGTCGTCGCCACGGCCGGGCTGATCCTGGTGATCTTCGGCCTCGCGAGGACCGACCGGCTCCGCCTCGCCCCCGTGGCGGTCGCCTCCTACATCGGCGCCGCCTACTGGTTCACCTCCTCCACCTCCTTCGCCAACCCGGCCGTCACCATCGGCCGCGCCTTCACCGACACCTTCGCCGGCATAGCCCCCGCCTCGGTGCCGGGCTTCATCGTCATGCAGCTGCTCGGCACCGTCGTGGGCCTCGCGCTCGTCGCGGTCGTCTTCATGCGCGGCAGGACCGGCCAGGAGCAGCCCACGGGGTGA
- a CDS encoding ArsR/SmtB family transcription factor: protein MMTSVDTDLIRVLADPLRLRIVSLLAQETLCTTHLMEETGAKQTNLSNHMKVLREAGVVETEPCGRYIYYRLRPDVIDALAGQFADLARAARATAEANLKRSCS, encoded by the coding sequence ATGATGACATCAGTCGACACTGATCTGATCCGGGTTCTGGCCGACCCGCTCAGGCTCAGGATCGTGAGCCTGCTCGCCCAGGAGACGCTCTGCACCACCCACCTCATGGAGGAGACGGGTGCGAAGCAGACGAACCTGTCCAATCACATGAAGGTGCTGCGCGAGGCCGGGGTCGTGGAGACGGAGCCGTGCGGGAGGTACATCTACTACCGCCTGCGCCCGGATGTCATCGACGCCCTCGCCGGCCAGTTCGCCGACCTCGCCCGGGCCGCGCGCGCCACCGCCGAAGCGAACCTCAAGCGGTCCTGCTCCTAG
- a CDS encoding arsenate reductase ArsC, whose product MSAKPLASVLFVCVHNAGRSQMAAGFLRHLAGDRVEVRSAGSMPGETVNPSAVAAMAELGIDISGQTPKVLTPEAAQASDYIITMGCGDACPYFPGKTYLDWRLDDPAGQGVEAVRPIRDEIRNLVEGLIAEIDTERTA is encoded by the coding sequence ATGTCCGCGAAACCGCTCGCGTCCGTCCTCTTCGTCTGCGTCCACAACGCCGGCCGCTCCCAGATGGCGGCCGGCTTCCTGCGCCACCTCGCCGGCGACCGCGTCGAGGTCCGCTCCGCCGGCTCGATGCCCGGCGAGACGGTCAACCCCTCCGCGGTGGCCGCCATGGCCGAGCTGGGCATCGACATCTCCGGCCAGACCCCGAAGGTCCTCACCCCCGAGGCCGCCCAGGCCTCCGACTACATCATCACCATGGGCTGCGGCGACGCCTGCCCGTACTTCCCCGGCAAGACCTACCTGGACTGGCGGCTCGACGACCCCGCCGGCCAGGGCGTCGAAGCGGTCCGCCCCATCCGCGACGAGATCAGGAACCTCGTCGAGGGCCTGATCGCCGAGATCGACACCGAGCGGACCGCGTAG
- a CDS encoding DUF2087 domain-containing protein: protein MSETLTGGARDVSALFSRGRLTSIPRKPARREQLLAHLAETLFERDRSYTEPEVNEALRTVHDDYSALRRYLVVGGMLTRTRDGATYRRAA, encoded by the coding sequence ATGTCCGAAACCCTGACGGGCGGCGCGCGTGACGTGTCCGCCCTCTTCTCCCGCGGGCGGCTGACGTCCATCCCGCGCAAGCCCGCCCGCCGCGAGCAGTTGCTGGCCCACCTGGCCGAGACCCTCTTCGAGCGGGACCGTTCGTACACCGAGCCCGAGGTCAACGAGGCGCTGCGCACGGTGCACGACGACTACTCGGCGCTCCGGCGCTACCTGGTGGTCGGCGGGATGCTGACCCGCACCAGGGACGGCGCCACGTACCGCCGCGCCGCCTGA
- a CDS encoding HAD family hydrolase: MSTPRTAVLFDLDGTLVDSEPNYYEAGRRLLERYGVTGFGWERHTDFIGIGTRETLEALKEEYGIDAPIEELLAGKNRHYLELARASTEVFPQMRAFVELLHAEGVPMAVASGSSRAAIEAILAGTGLDAYLTTLVSAEEVERGKPAPDVFLEAARRLGVEPAHCVVLEDAPPGAAAAAAAGMRCIAVPYVPATVDDPAFRGAGLLLRGGQAEFTARAAYDFVRAGGR, from the coding sequence ATGAGCACCCCTCGCACCGCGGTCCTGTTCGATCTCGACGGCACGCTGGTCGACAGCGAGCCGAACTACTACGAGGCGGGGCGCCGGCTCCTGGAGCGGTACGGCGTCACCGGCTTCGGCTGGGAGCGCCACACCGACTTCATCGGGATCGGGACGCGCGAGACGCTGGAGGCGCTCAAGGAGGAGTACGGGATCGACGCGCCGATCGAGGAGTTGCTGGCCGGCAAGAACCGGCACTACCTGGAGCTGGCCCGCGCGTCGACCGAGGTGTTCCCGCAGATGCGGGCGTTCGTGGAGCTGCTGCACGCGGAGGGCGTACCGATGGCCGTGGCGTCCGGTTCGTCGCGCGCCGCGATCGAGGCGATCCTCGCCGGTACGGGGCTGGACGCGTACCTCACCACGCTCGTGTCGGCCGAGGAGGTCGAGCGCGGCAAGCCGGCGCCGGACGTGTTCCTGGAGGCGGCGCGGCGGCTCGGGGTGGAGCCGGCGCACTGCGTGGTCCTGGAGGACGCTCCGCCCGGCGCGGCGGCGGCCGCGGCGGCCGGCATGCGGTGCATCGCCGTGCCGTACGTGCCCGCGACGGTCGACGACCCCGCGTTCCGCGGCGCGGGGCTCCTGCTGCGCGGCGGGCAGGCGGAGTTCACCGCCAGGGCCGCGTACGACTTCGTACGCGCGGGAGGGCGCTGA
- a CDS encoding Lrp/AsnC family transcriptional regulator, whose protein sequence is MAVDELDTRILRLLIEQPRTSVREYARILGIARGTLQARLDRLERDGVITGTGPALSPAALGHPVLAFVHIEVTQGHLDEVGDALAAIPEIVEAFSITGGGDLLTRVVARDNGHLEDVIQRLIQLPGVVRTRTEMALRERVPHRLLPLVEAVGRAAGTQRG, encoded by the coding sequence ATGGCCGTCGACGAGCTGGACACCCGTATCCTCCGGCTGCTGATCGAGCAGCCGCGGACCAGCGTGCGGGAGTACGCGCGGATCCTGGGCATCGCCCGCGGCACCCTGCAGGCGCGGCTGGACCGGCTCGAACGGGACGGGGTGATCACCGGTACGGGGCCGGCCCTCTCCCCCGCCGCGCTCGGGCATCCGGTGCTGGCGTTCGTGCACATCGAGGTCACGCAGGGACACCTGGACGAGGTGGGCGACGCGCTGGCCGCGATCCCCGAGATCGTCGAGGCGTTCTCGATCACCGGTGGGGGGGACCTGCTCACCCGGGTCGTGGCGCGGGACAACGGCCACCTGGAGGACGTCATCCAGCGGCTGATCCAGCTTCCCGGGGTGGTGCGTACGCGCACCGAGATGGCGCTGCGCGAGCGGGTGCCGCACCGGCTGCTGCCGCTGGTGGAGGCGGTGGGCCGGGCGGCCGGTACGCAGCGGGGGTGA
- a CDS encoding MMPL family transporter — MPITTKPEPEPAPGPAPLPVPPPLPSGGGGAAGPGGGPSAPFAVRHRRPVCVVALLLMVLSALAGHDVADRLSSGGIVSRGAESLRAEEVLRRDFRAGRPELVLLARTGAADGRGPDAPAAVAAGRAVARRLAADPGVERVWSPWDAPRSGGWSHAGDGRGVLILAWLRGGDHERGRTAERVVPEVTGRFGPLEVTAGGEAATRVAVARQADRDARMSELVALPVTVTLLLLVFGSLVAAALPVLVGVFAALGTTALLRRLTDVTEISVYALNIGTALAFALAIDYSLFLVTRYREERTNGAALGSALGTALRTAGRAVAFSAGTVACSMAALLVFPHPLLRSIGYAGVTVTVMAAAGSLVVLPAVLALLGDRLDRLDAFARWRRPRATGAATGEAADEAAATGRWGRVALAVMRRPLVTGVPVTCLMVLLALPFADVRFAMSDDRVLPAGTAAAGVGAALRDDFPDSPAGATTVVLPDLDARARAGELDRYARRVSAVAGVTRVDTVTGTYRAGRLAAGPTPSAARFLPAPPASPASPASPRTVRPGAYLSVVTAGEPGDPANADRIEAIRDVPAPARALVGGFDAMVADVRGAIGDRLGLALTLVGVSMVALVLGLTRRPVLALKALVLNTLSLCATFGALVFVFQQGHLRWLVGDFVLTGSLDVQIPVVTFCVAFGLSMDYECMLLSRVVEERRAGADPVTAVARGLDRTARLFTWSAIILAVVMVALATSGLVFLKAVGVGLALAAVLDATVVRGLLVPAVMRLAGRATWWAPRWLREKGEPAEPLVR, encoded by the coding sequence ATGCCGATCACGACCAAGCCGGAACCGGAACCGGCGCCCGGACCGGCGCCCCTCCCGGTGCCGCCGCCGCTCCCCTCGGGCGGTGGCGGCGCCGCAGGGCCGGGTGGCGGCCCGTCCGCCCCCTTCGCCGTACGGCACCGGCGTCCGGTGTGCGTGGTCGCGCTGCTGCTGATGGTCCTGTCCGCCCTGGCGGGGCACGACGTGGCCGACCGTCTGTCCTCGGGCGGCATCGTGTCGCGCGGGGCGGAGTCGCTACGGGCGGAGGAGGTGCTGCGGCGGGACTTCCGGGCGGGCAGACCGGAGCTGGTGCTGCTGGCCCGCACCGGCGCCGCCGACGGCCGGGGGCCGGACGCGCCCGCCGCGGTGGCGGCCGGCCGGGCGGTGGCACGGCGGCTGGCGGCCGACCCGGGGGTCGAGCGGGTGTGGTCCCCGTGGGACGCGCCGCGTTCCGGGGGGTGGTCGCACGCCGGGGACGGTCGCGGCGTGCTGATCCTGGCGTGGCTGCGCGGCGGCGACCACGAGCGCGGCAGGACCGCCGAGCGCGTGGTGCCGGAGGTGACGGGGCGGTTCGGTCCGCTGGAGGTGACAGCCGGGGGCGAGGCGGCCACGCGGGTCGCGGTGGCCCGGCAGGCCGACCGCGACGCACGGATGAGCGAGCTGGTCGCCCTCCCGGTCACCGTGACACTCCTGCTGCTGGTGTTCGGGTCGCTGGTGGCGGCGGCCCTGCCGGTCCTGGTGGGCGTGTTCGCCGCGCTCGGCACGACGGCGCTGTTGCGCAGGCTCACCGACGTCACCGAGATCTCGGTGTACGCGCTCAACATCGGCACCGCGCTGGCCTTCGCCCTGGCGATCGACTACAGCCTGTTCCTGGTCACCCGGTACCGCGAGGAGCGTACGAACGGGGCGGCGCTCGGCTCCGCCCTCGGCACGGCGCTGCGCACCGCGGGCCGGGCGGTGGCGTTCTCGGCGGGCACCGTGGCGTGCAGCATGGCGGCGTTGCTGGTCTTCCCGCACCCGCTGCTGCGGTCCATCGGGTACGCGGGCGTGACGGTCACCGTCATGGCGGCCGCGGGCAGCCTCGTCGTCCTGCCGGCCGTGCTCGCGCTGCTGGGTGACCGGCTCGACCGGCTGGACGCGTTCGCCCGGTGGCGCCGCCCGCGCGCCACGGGGGCGGCGACCGGCGAGGCGGCGGACGAGGCGGCGGCGACCGGGCGCTGGGGGCGGGTCGCGCTGGCGGTGATGCGGCGACCGCTGGTCACGGGCGTCCCGGTCACGTGCCTGATGGTGCTGCTGGCCCTGCCGTTCGCCGACGTCCGCTTCGCGATGTCCGACGACCGGGTGCTGCCCGCGGGTACCGCCGCGGCGGGCGTCGGTGCCGCGCTCCGGGACGACTTCCCCGACTCGCCGGCCGGGGCGACGACCGTCGTCCTGCCGGACCTGGACGCCCGTGCGCGCGCCGGGGAGCTGGACCGGTACGCGCGCCGGGTCTCCGCCGTGGCGGGTGTGACGCGGGTGGACACGGTCACCGGGACGTACCGCGCGGGACGGCTCGCCGCCGGGCCCACGCCCTCCGCCGCCCGGTTCCTGCCGGCCCCGCCGGCCTCACCGGCCTCACCGGCCTCACCCCGGACGGTCCGCCCGGGCGCGTACCTGTCCGTGGTCACGGCCGGCGAGCCGGGCGATCCGGCCAACGCCGACCGGATCGAGGCGATCAGGGACGTGCCGGCACCCGCCCGCGCCCTCGTCGGCGGGTTCGACGCCATGGTCGCCGACGTACGCGGCGCGATCGGCGACCGGCTCGGACTCGCCCTGACGCTGGTCGGCGTGTCCATGGTGGCCCTCGTCCTGGGGCTGACCCGCAGGCCCGTCCTGGCCCTCAAGGCCCTCGTCCTCAACACCCTCAGCCTGTGCGCCACGTTCGGCGCGCTGGTCTTCGTGTTCCAGCAGGGACATCTGCGGTGGCTCGTGGGCGACTTCGTCCTGACGGGCTCCCTGGACGTGCAGATCCCGGTGGTGACCTTCTGCGTCGCGTTCGGCCTGTCCATGGACTACGAGTGCATGCTCCTGTCCCGCGTGGTGGAGGAGCGCCGGGCGGGGGCGGACCCGGTGACGGCGGTGGCGCGCGGACTGGACCGTACGGCCCGCCTGTTCACCTGGTCGGCCATCATCCTCGCCGTGGTCATGGTGGCGCTGGCGACCTCCGGCCTGGTCTTCCTGAAGGCGGTGGGGGTGGGGCTCGCGCTGGCCGCCGTGCTGGACGCGACCGTCGTCCGCGGCCTGCTGGTTCCCGCCGTGATGCGGCTGGCCGGGCGCGCCACCTGGTGGGCGCCGAGGTGGCTGCGCGAGAAGGGGGAGCCGGCTGAGCCATTGGTACGGTGA
- a CDS encoding FUSC family protein codes for MLKRVFVAPDPGRLRLRSATRAVLGISLAVAVCGLAGHSLAAAITGGLAALLALFTVTDATVRGQVATTALLPVVGFPVLAVAAVLHDHPVARDMAFLAVMGAGVYARRWGPRGHSLGVFAFMTFFVTQFLHTLPGQLPELYAAVALSLVCSSAVRFGLWCYERRLPPLAAQVPAEARGLARTTTRQAVQATVGGAVALVIGQMLSGERWYWAVGATWWIFVNTTSRGETLVRGFRRVLGTLIGIAVGFVLVVPLQGAVVPTAVLVAACVFGIFYTAAVSYTWMMLSVTLMAGVLYGLLGVLDPALLALRALETGAGALGAVLAVLLVLPVTTHATTDAWIQRALRCVHVCTAEAAARLSGTPDADPSPHVAELETLLGRVRLSLAPLVHPLSPLRARKARAGQVLALLDACAREVRGLASIAADPEASHDARLAAACWRVETAVEALTTPEKAREAREAEEARTAPVDAPHAVGALSEPALVHLHSLERALTELAAPLRTSPREPLIGA; via the coding sequence GTGCTGAAGAGGGTGTTCGTGGCTCCGGACCCGGGGCGTCTGCGTCTGCGCAGCGCGACCCGGGCCGTCCTCGGCATCAGCCTGGCGGTGGCCGTGTGCGGTCTCGCCGGGCACTCACTCGCGGCGGCCATCACCGGTGGTCTCGCCGCGCTCCTCGCGCTCTTCACCGTCACGGACGCCACCGTCCGGGGTCAGGTGGCCACCACCGCCCTGCTGCCGGTGGTCGGCTTCCCGGTGCTCGCCGTCGCGGCCGTCCTGCACGACCACCCGGTGGCCCGTGACATGGCCTTCCTCGCCGTCATGGGTGCCGGGGTCTACGCCCGCCGCTGGGGCCCGCGCGGCCACTCCCTCGGCGTCTTCGCGTTCATGACCTTCTTCGTGACGCAGTTCCTGCACACGCTGCCCGGCCAGCTCCCCGAGCTGTACGCGGCCGTCGCCCTGTCGCTGGTGTGCAGCTCGGCGGTCCGCTTCGGCCTCTGGTGCTACGAGCGGCGCCTGCCCCCGCTCGCCGCCCAGGTGCCCGCCGAGGCCCGGGGGCTCGCCCGCACCACCACGCGCCAGGCCGTCCAGGCGACCGTCGGCGGCGCCGTCGCGCTGGTGATCGGCCAGATGCTCTCGGGCGAGCGCTGGTACTGGGCCGTGGGCGCCACCTGGTGGATCTTCGTCAACACCACCTCGCGCGGCGAGACGCTGGTACGCGGCTTCCGCCGGGTCCTCGGCACGCTCATCGGCATCGCCGTCGGCTTCGTGCTCGTCGTCCCGCTCCAGGGCGCCGTCGTCCCCACGGCCGTCCTCGTCGCGGCCTGCGTGTTCGGGATCTTCTACACGGCCGCCGTCTCGTACACCTGGATGATGCTGTCGGTGACCCTGATGGCCGGGGTGCTGTACGGACTGCTGGGCGTGCTGGACCCGGCCCTGCTCGCGCTGCGCGCCCTGGAGACCGGCGCCGGAGCCCTCGGCGCGGTGCTGGCCGTGCTCCTCGTGCTGCCCGTCACCACCCACGCGACCACGGACGCGTGGATCCAGCGCGCCCTGCGCTGCGTGCACGTCTGCACCGCGGAGGCCGCGGCCCGCCTGTCCGGCACCCCGGACGCCGACCCGTCCCCCCACGTCGCCGAGCTGGAAACCCTGCTCGGGCGCGTACGCCTCTCCCTGGCCCCGCTCGTCCACCCGCTGAGCCCGCTGCGCGCCCGCAAGGCCCGCGCCGGGCAGGTCCTCGCGCTGCTGGATGCCTGCGCCCGCGAGGTGCGCGGACTGGCGTCCATCGCGGCGGACCCCGAGGCCTCGCACGACGCCCGGCTCGCCGCGGCGTGCTGGCGCGTGGAGACGGCCGTCGAGGCGCTCACCACGCCGGAGAAGGCCCGGGAGGCACGGGAGGCCGAGGAGGCCCGGACGGCTCCCGTCGACGCGCCGCACGCCGTTGGCGCCCTTTCCGAGCCCGCGCTCGTCCACCTGCACAGCCTGGAGCGCGCGCTGACCGAGCTCGCCGCCCCGCTGCGCACCTCCCCGAGGGAACCGCTGATCGGCGCGTAG
- a CDS encoding lactonase family protein yields MADEAQRHGDGTGGGTGGGGAGGGGRGHREGRGAGARAYVGSFTSAGGRGVLAATVNPRTGALTVTGASDAVPDPSFLVPAPGGEVLYAVSETEEGAVAAFDVTGPAPRLLGDPAPVRGTHPTHLALAHGHALTANYGSGSVSALPLGPGGAPEPAGGVLHHHGTGPHPERQTGPHAHQVVPAPGGRWVLSVDLGTDSVHVSALDPMTGELTPHGRTALRPGSGPRHLAFHPSGSHAYVLAELAPTLTACRWDPASGSLVPVGEPAVLPTRPGEEGESYPSGIVAAPDGRFLWAAVRGDDAIAVLALDGSRERPVPVATVPCGGHWPRDLTLDPRGRRLYVANERSGDVTWFDLDPETGLPSRAGSIEAPAASCVVFA; encoded by the coding sequence GTGGCGGACGAGGCACAGCGGCACGGCGACGGGACCGGTGGCGGGACCGGCGGTGGCGGGGCAGGCGGGGGCGGACGGGGCCACCGTGAGGGGCGCGGTGCCGGCGCCCGGGCGTACGTCGGGTCGTTCACCTCGGCGGGCGGACGCGGGGTCCTCGCGGCGACCGTGAACCCCAGGACGGGCGCGCTGACCGTGACGGGCGCCTCGGACGCGGTCCCCGACCCCTCCTTCCTGGTTCCCGCACCCGGCGGAGAGGTCCTGTACGCGGTCAGCGAGACCGAGGAGGGCGCCGTCGCCGCGTTCGACGTCACCGGGCCCGCGCCCCGGCTCCTCGGCGACCCGGCTCCGGTGCGCGGGACGCACCCGACGCACCTGGCGCTCGCCCACGGCCATGCGCTCACCGCGAACTACGGCTCCGGCAGCGTGAGCGCCCTGCCCCTCGGCCCTGGCGGTGCGCCGGAGCCCGCGGGGGGAGTGCTGCACCACCACGGCACCGGCCCGCACCCGGAGCGGCAGACCGGCCCGCACGCCCACCAGGTGGTGCCGGCGCCCGGCGGCCGCTGGGTGCTGAGCGTGGACCTCGGCACCGACTCCGTGCACGTGAGCGCCCTCGACCCCATGACCGGCGAACTGACGCCGCACGGCCGGACCGCGCTGCGCCCCGGCAGCGGGCCGCGCCACCTCGCCTTCCACCCCTCGGGCAGCCACGCCTACGTCCTGGCCGAACTGGCGCCCACGCTCACCGCCTGCCGCTGGGACCCCGCCTCGGGGAGCCTCGTCCCCGTGGGCGAGCCGGCCGTCCTCCCGACCCGGCCGGGCGAGGAGGGGGAGAGCTACCCCTCCGGCATCGTCGCCGCCCCCGACGGGCGGTTCCTGTGGGCGGCCGTGCGCGGTGACGACGCCATCGCGGTCCTGGCGCTCGACGGCTCCCGCGAACGGCCCGTCCCGGTCGCGACCGTGCCGTGCGGCGGCCACTGGCCCCGCGACCTCACCCTCGACCCGCGAGGACGGCGCCTGTACGTGGCCAACGAGCGCTCCGGCGACGTCACCTGGTTCGACCTCGACCCCGAGACGGGGCTCCCGAGCCGGGCGGGGTCCATCGAGGCCCCGGCGGCGTCCTGCGTGGTCTTCGCCTGA
- a CDS encoding sirohydrochlorin chelatase, whose product MSSPTGPASGLPVRMPRPRQSGRHRRPEPVAAPEGAPALVLAVPGTPSAAVRGLAEEVVSIARSELPGLEAAIGFLDGDGSEYPTLSAVLERAAALRVERYELARAAGREVAEPEGPAAVVVPLMAGPDSALTHRIRQAVADSGASAELTDVLGPHPLLAEALHVRLSEAGLARADRARLFTVATAADGIVLATVGGEEAVQAAGITGMLLAARLAVPVMAAALDQEGSVTAVAEQLRGSGSLQLALAPYLIGPELPEGLLEEAVKSAECPVAEPLGAYPAVGKLVLSQYTTALGIAPQPQGTPVR is encoded by the coding sequence ATGAGCTCCCCCACTGGGCCCGCTTCCGGCCTGCCTGTACGAATGCCGCGACCCCGACAGTCCGGGCGGCACCGTCGCCCTGAACCCGTGGCGGCCCCCGAGGGCGCGCCCGCGCTCGTTCTCGCCGTTCCCGGCACGCCTTCCGCCGCTGTCCGCGGCCTGGCCGAAGAGGTCGTGAGCATCGCTCGTTCCGAGCTGCCCGGCCTGGAGGCCGCGATCGGTTTCCTGGACGGCGACGGCTCCGAGTACCCCACGCTGTCGGCCGTCCTGGAGCGGGCGGCCGCGCTGCGCGTCGAGCGCTACGAGCTGGCCCGTGCCGCCGGCCGTGAGGTCGCCGAGCCCGAGGGCCCGGCCGCCGTGGTGGTGCCGCTCATGGCGGGCCCGGACAGCGCCCTGACCCACCGCATACGGCAGGCGGTCGCGGACAGCGGCGCGTCCGCCGAGCTCACCGACGTGCTCGGCCCGCACCCGCTGCTCGCCGAGGCGCTCCACGTGCGCCTGTCGGAGGCGGGGCTGGCGCGCGCCGACCGGGCGCGGCTGTTCACGGTCGCGACGGCGGCCGACGGCATCGTGCTGGCGACCGTCGGTGGCGAGGAGGCCGTGCAGGCGGCCGGTATCACCGGCATGCTGCTGGCCGCCCGCCTCGCCGTCCCGGTGATGGCCGCCGCGCTCGACCAGGAGGGATCGGTGACGGCGGTCGCCGAGCAGCTGCGCGGCTCCGGTTCGCTGCAGCTGGCCCTCGCCCCGTACCTGATCGGGCCGGAGCTGCCCGAGGGCCTGCTCGAGGAGGCCGTGAAGTCGGCGGAGTGCCCGGTGGCCGAGCCGCTGGGCGCCTACCCGGCGGTCGGCAAGCTGGTGCTGTCGCAGTACACGACGGCGCTCGGCATCGCGCCGCAGCCGCAGGGGACCCCGGTTCGCTGA